A region of Rhodoferax potami DNA encodes the following proteins:
- a CDS encoding VTT domain-containing protein — MELITVLIDFILHVDKHLEVFVQTYGAWVYALLFMIIFVETGVVVMPFLPGDSLLFVVGAMCGAGLMSYPLAVGLLLVAAVLGDQCNYSIGRYFGPKVFQWEQSRFFNKAAFDKAHNFYETYGGFTIIAARFMPFLRTFVPFVGGVAEMNRAKFTFFNIVGAVLWVVGICTAGYFLGSIPWVKMNLDKIIWAMILIPGLIVIVGALKSRTKRPA, encoded by the coding sequence ATGGAACTCATTACTGTACTCATCGACTTCATTCTTCATGTCGACAAGCACCTTGAGGTGTTTGTCCAGACCTACGGGGCTTGGGTATATGCCCTGCTATTCATGATCATTTTTGTAGAAACAGGCGTAGTGGTCATGCCGTTTTTACCGGGTGACTCTTTGCTCTTTGTAGTGGGCGCCATGTGCGGTGCAGGCTTGATGAGCTACCCGTTGGCTGTTGGCCTGCTGCTGGTGGCGGCCGTTTTGGGCGATCAGTGCAACTACAGCATCGGGCGCTATTTCGGGCCCAAAGTCTTTCAGTGGGAGCAGAGCCGGTTTTTCAACAAAGCGGCTTTTGACAAAGCGCACAACTTCTACGAGACCTACGGTGGTTTCACCATCATCGCCGCACGCTTCATGCCGTTTTTGCGCACCTTCGTGCCCTTTGTGGGCGGAGTGGCAGAAATGAACCGCGCCAAATTCACCTTCTTCAATATCGTAGGCGCGGTGCTGTGGGTGGTGGGAATTTGTACCGCAGGTTACTTCTTGGGCAGCATTCCGTGGGTGAAAATGAATTTGGACAAGATTATTTGGGCGATGATATTGATCCCCGGATTGATCGTGATTGTGGGAGCACTCAAGAGCCGAACCAAACGGCCAGCTTAA
- a CDS encoding N-acetylmuramoyl-L-alanine amidase: MRRRTLLQAGSLVLTLGTAELAKGAAIMTVRVWPAPEYSRVTIESDSALSAKQLFVPNPPRLAVDIQGISLNPALKELVAKVKADDPNIAGIRVGQFTPDIVRLVVDLKHPIRPQVFSLAPVAAYQHRLVLDLYPLAEVDPLDALITDRANEAKAVQQSKAEAQDPLDALIAQHTQRPPVPAAAASSPLRPVDAIKSGAARADSTSAGGTKDPQTAEKASTPTDRLIIIALDPGHGGEDPGAIGPGGTREKDVVLKLAHLLRERINAASVNGNAMRAFLTRDADFFVPLSTRVQKARRVQADLFISIHADAFFTPDPQGASVFALSQGGASSSAARWMAAKENKADLIGGLNVKAKDATVQRALLDMSTTAQINDSLKLGGNLLGEIKRVGKLHKPKVEQAAFAVLKAPDIPSVLVEAAFISNPSEEIKLNSDEYQNRLADALMRGIEGYFAKNPPLARNRTTS, encoded by the coding sequence TTGAGGCGCCGCACCCTGCTGCAAGCCGGCAGTCTGGTTTTGACACTGGGCACCGCCGAGCTCGCCAAGGGTGCCGCCATCATGACCGTGCGGGTATGGCCTGCACCGGAGTATTCGCGCGTCACCATCGAGTCTGACTCCGCACTCAGCGCCAAACAGCTATTTGTACCCAACCCGCCACGGCTGGCGGTGGATATCCAGGGCATCAGTTTGAACCCCGCGCTCAAAGAGCTGGTCGCCAAGGTGAAGGCGGATGACCCGAACATCGCGGGCATCCGCGTTGGACAGTTCACCCCGGACATCGTGCGCCTGGTGGTCGACTTGAAGCACCCGATACGACCGCAAGTGTTCAGCCTGGCGCCCGTGGCAGCTTACCAGCACCGCTTGGTGCTGGACCTGTACCCACTGGCCGAGGTCGACCCGCTTGATGCCCTGATCACCGACCGCGCTAACGAGGCCAAGGCCGTTCAGCAGTCCAAGGCAGAGGCACAAGACCCCCTGGACGCCCTGATTGCCCAGCACACCCAGCGCCCCCCTGTGCCGGCTGCCGCTGCCAGCAGCCCATTGAGACCGGTAGACGCTATCAAATCAGGAGCTGCCCGCGCAGACTCCACGAGCGCTGGAGGCACAAAAGATCCCCAAACTGCGGAAAAGGCCAGCACCCCGACCGACCGGCTGATCATCATTGCCCTGGACCCCGGGCATGGTGGCGAAGACCCTGGCGCCATCGGCCCCGGCGGTACGCGGGAAAAAGATGTGGTGCTCAAACTCGCGCACTTGCTGCGCGAACGGATCAACGCTGCCAGCGTCAACGGCAACGCAATGCGCGCGTTTCTGACCCGCGATGCCGACTTCTTTGTGCCCCTGAGCACCCGGGTGCAAAAAGCCCGGCGGGTGCAGGCAGACTTGTTCATCAGCATCCATGCCGATGCGTTTTTCACTCCGGACCCGCAAGGGGCTAGCGTGTTCGCTTTGAGCCAGGGCGGCGCGTCGAGCAGCGCTGCACGGTGGATGGCGGCCAAAGAAAACAAGGCGGATTTGATCGGCGGCCTCAACGTCAAGGCCAAAGACGCCACGGTGCAGCGCGCCTTGCTCGACATGAGCACCACCGCACAGATCAATGACAGCTTGAAACTTGGCGGCAACCTGTTGGGCGAGATCAAACGGGTCGGCAAGCTGCACAAACCCAAAGTCGAACAAGCAGCGTTTGCGGTGCTCAAGGCGCCTGACATTCCGAGTGTGCTGGTCGAGGCTGCGTTCATCAGCAACCCCAGCGAAGAGATCAAGCTCAATAGCGACGAATACCAAAACCGCCTGGCTGACGCCTTGATGCGCGGCATTGAAGGCTACTTCGCCAAAAACCCGCCCCTCGCACGCAACCGCACCACCAGCTAA
- a CDS encoding N-acyl amino acid synthase FeeM domain-containing protein: protein MYQFLTAFSCHFHTARDIIQLRAASYGKHLPELGAKLREPEAADFAYGCEVFVATSKLDGSVLGTLRTHSNVMEPLPLQMSLRLSADFHGQRMVESTRLCIKGTAGSSLVRAALFKAFHRYCLAQKVDLMMATGRRPVDRIYESLLFTDVGQTGAFYPMTFTGGVPHRVMYLAPERAREIYVAAQQPHTDFFFEQIHPDIDISGAKDLSDKLWMCPDPQVIPPAHRSHVATVAGTANSLSQ from the coding sequence GTGTATCAATTCCTCACCGCGTTCTCGTGTCATTTTCATACTGCGCGTGACATCATCCAACTGCGCGCAGCCTCCTACGGCAAACACCTGCCGGAATTGGGGGCCAAACTGCGAGAGCCTGAAGCCGCCGACTTTGCCTACGGGTGCGAAGTGTTTGTGGCCACCTCCAAACTCGATGGCTCCGTTCTGGGCACTTTGCGGACGCATTCCAACGTGATGGAGCCGTTGCCGTTGCAGATGTCTCTACGCTTGTCTGCTGATTTCCACGGCCAGCGAATGGTGGAATCCACACGCCTTTGCATCAAGGGGACCGCAGGATCATCCTTGGTCCGTGCTGCGCTGTTTAAGGCCTTCCACCGATACTGCCTCGCTCAAAAAGTGGATTTAATGATGGCAACGGGGCGGCGGCCGGTCGACCGCATTTACGAAAGCCTACTCTTCACAGACGTGGGGCAAACAGGTGCGTTTTACCCCATGACTTTCACTGGTGGGGTACCGCATCGGGTGATGTACCTCGCGCCAGAGCGGGCTCGCGAAATCTACGTAGCGGCCCAACAGCCCCATACGGACTTTTTCTTTGAGCAAATCCATCCCGATATCGATATATCCGGTGCTAAAGATTTGTCAGACAAGCTGTGGATGTGCCCGGACCCGCAAGTGATCCCACCGGCCCACAGATCGCATGTCGCGACCGTTGCAGGCACTGCAAACAGCCTCAGTCAATGA
- the istA gene encoding IS21 family transposase — protein MITNEEYMELKVLRKHRLSLREISVQTGMAVNTVRKYLEGGPPAMKKLPACKSKLDPFKDYLAGRIQAAKPDWIPATVLQREIAAQGYTGSVRILQEYLKELRPQARPDPVVRFETQPGEQMQMDWIEFRKAGHKDGMLAAFVATLGHSRATFAEFVTDMKLETLLACHVRAFESFGGVTREVLYDNMKTVILKRDAYGKNLHQFQGAFADFAHHHGFVPRVCKPYRAKTKGKVERMNGYIRRSFWVPLVASMKQQGLVVDADTANREMRTWLRDVANVRIHGTTGCVPALALQTERAHLLAIPSAYSGRTVRQLQKVTGSGAAVRPIPAAAWRGLQHPLAMYDTLVHNQASAGGRP, from the coding sequence ATGATTACGAACGAGGAGTACATGGAACTCAAGGTATTAAGGAAACACAGGCTGAGCTTGCGCGAGATATCGGTGCAAACTGGTATGGCAGTCAACACGGTGCGTAAGTATTTGGAGGGTGGTCCGCCGGCCATGAAGAAACTGCCGGCATGTAAGAGCAAGCTCGATCCATTCAAGGACTACCTGGCTGGACGTATTCAGGCGGCCAAGCCTGATTGGATTCCAGCAACGGTGCTGCAGCGTGAGATTGCCGCACAGGGGTATACGGGCTCCGTGCGCATCCTGCAGGAGTACCTCAAGGAGTTGCGTCCACAGGCGCGCCCGGATCCGGTTGTGCGGTTCGAGACCCAGCCCGGTGAGCAAATGCAGATGGACTGGATCGAGTTCCGCAAGGCTGGGCATAAAGACGGCATGTTGGCGGCGTTTGTGGCAACGCTGGGCCACAGCCGGGCGACCTTCGCGGAGTTCGTCACAGACATGAAGCTGGAGACACTACTGGCGTGCCATGTCAGGGCGTTCGAGAGCTTTGGTGGAGTCACCCGTGAAGTGCTGTACGACAACATGAAGACCGTCATCCTCAAGCGTGACGCCTACGGCAAGAACCTGCACCAGTTCCAGGGTGCCTTTGCTGACTTTGCGCACCACCATGGCTTTGTGCCGCGGGTGTGCAAGCCCTATCGGGCCAAGACCAAGGGCAAAGTCGAACGCATGAATGGCTACATCCGGCGCAGCTTCTGGGTGCCATTGGTGGCGAGTATGAAGCAGCAAGGCTTGGTGGTGGACGCGGACACAGCCAATCGGGAAATGCGCACCTGGCTGCGTGACGTTGCCAATGTGCGGATCCACGGAACCACTGGGTGTGTGCCGGCACTGGCTTTGCAAACTGAGCGCGCACATCTGCTGGCCATCCCCAGCGCCTACAGTGGGCGAACAGTGCGTCAATTACAAAAAGTCACCGGTAGCGGCGCAGCAGTCCGGCCAATTCCAGCCGCGGCATGGCGAGGCCTGCAGCATCCTCTGGCGATGTATGACACGCTGGTGCACAACCAAGCCTCAGCAGGAGGACGACCATGA
- the queG gene encoding tRNA epoxyqueuosine(34) reductase QueG — translation MVAQIQGWARELGFSQIGVAGVDLSSAEAGLLAWLSHGFHGGMGYMAHHGLKRARPAELVPGTVSVITARMDYLPRGTEDGWADAELARLQRPGEGIVSVYARGRDYHKVLRNRLQQLADGMAAHMGPLGYRVFTDSAPVLEAELASRSGQGWRGKHTLLLNREAGSMFFLGEVYLDVALPPSAPVEAHCGSCSACISACPTQAIVAPHRLDARRCVSYLTIEHDGPIPLEMRPLISNRIYGCDDCQLVCPWNKFAKRSTLPDFDARHGLTGSALATLMDWTEDTFLRNTEGSPIRRIGHVRWLRNVAVAMGNALQGSALSAPERAVLVQSLQRRTSHPDPLVQEHVHWALQFSALSPNPSNVLS, via the coding sequence ATGGTCGCTCAGATACAGGGCTGGGCCCGGGAACTTGGATTCTCCCAAATTGGCGTGGCCGGTGTGGATTTGTCCTCCGCGGAGGCCGGATTATTGGCATGGTTGTCGCACGGTTTCCACGGTGGCATGGGCTACATGGCGCATCACGGGCTGAAACGCGCCCGTCCGGCCGAGTTGGTGCCCGGCACGGTGAGTGTGATTACTGCGCGCATGGACTACCTGCCGCGCGGCACAGAAGACGGCTGGGCCGACGCCGAGCTGGCCCGCTTGCAACGCCCGGGTGAGGGCATTGTGTCGGTCTACGCACGCGGCCGGGACTATCACAAGGTGTTGCGCAACCGCCTTCAACAATTGGCCGACGGCATGGCGGCCCATATGGGCCCCTTGGGTTACCGGGTGTTCACCGACAGCGCGCCGGTGCTGGAAGCTGAGCTTGCCAGCCGTAGCGGCCAGGGCTGGCGCGGCAAGCACACCTTGCTGCTCAACCGCGAAGCGGGCTCTATGTTTTTTCTAGGCGAGGTGTATCTGGATGTGGCGCTCCCGCCAAGTGCGCCGGTCGAGGCGCACTGTGGCAGTTGCAGCGCCTGTATCAGTGCCTGCCCGACGCAGGCCATCGTGGCCCCCCATCGTTTGGATGCACGGCGCTGTGTGTCTTACCTGACCATCGAACACGATGGCCCGATTCCGCTCGAGATGCGCCCCCTTATTAGCAACCGCATTTACGGTTGTGACGACTGCCAGCTGGTGTGCCCTTGGAACAAGTTTGCCAAGCGCAGCACCTTGCCCGACTTTGATGCCCGGCACGGCCTCACCGGCAGTGCACTGGCCACGTTGATGGACTGGACCGAAGACACCTTTTTGCGTAACACCGAGGGCAGCCCGATCAGGCGCATCGGCCATGTGCGCTGGCTGCGCAATGTGGCCGTGGCCATGGGCAATGCCTTGCAGGGCAGTGCGCTCTCGGCACCTGAGCGTGCGGTGCTGGTCCAATCCTTGCAGCGCCGCACCAGCCACCCAGACCCTCTGGTGCAAGAACATGTGCACTGGGCGCTTCAGTTTTCGGCCTTGTCTCCAAACCCCTCAAACGTCTTGTCATGA
- a CDS encoding putative bifunctional diguanylate cyclase/phosphodiesterase: MQKIVATLLERLTTYVFPAIALTLTLGLFVWGKDGSSVEEGRLLNIKVWEQTDAVPIESPVLQMDRLVFRGESTSIDTRRSTAPFWFEFVIPEGSRDQGTLIDFPSRHSMGVTCWDTATGQQLGSSDHREAQGSIAGSRAGFSLEIAPVLLRAVVLCRSSFRGPAKISARSWSADALSRAQLSHRNTGVMIEAAIGVLAVFMLLTAFVNSSALYLAFVGGLVLNMRMASLSVGTDFYFLGMQVPIEYLIPMRQWTLCLYFANTVGLFYVLFKQELKAVKVKWPLTLLYLQSLAFLILAPVVPYESLLPPLWAATFAGIVVISAYVFLILRKTHSRVAAWYGASIFLTLIATLNEVFIAATGQRIFEYGLNSVTAAIGSALLASAAVAEHMRTHRLQNLRAQRLLEAAYQDSPIGLFSVTHGTHISKTNPAFESMVAALGAVRKADLSDLFDREVQTRIASLRCASEGGVLELQTCIKSKDLADSKWFSLRASTADGAIVECSLQDITTQVSATERLEYLAGHDPLTGCLNLRGLIQETERITQRPCGLAYFDLDRFKLINDLYGHSAGDQVLTQVTERMRGVLHHTDVLARIGGDEFVIVFFEGTINTCESKCNTIATLIAASPFQIETQSFELDISAGLVGTDQFKSTDLKGLVSAADMLCRMAKKRPRQHMVVMKSDDRFLQQHQDELDLINCLERGETPEGLFLVMQPEISFSRPFDSLNFEVLVRLRKSNGDVVPAGTIIEAAEAHGKTAIIDRWVVGTTVRWIEAHAHQLLTTRFVGVNLSGGSLNDEAFTQELFALFEQHPVALEKLCIEITETVAITDMRKMQHFIDRVRAMGGKVALDDFGAGYSSFGYLKELSVDSLKLDGSLVRDAVRIHAGQAIIVAIGGLVRNLGMKSVGEFAEDLPTIKVLFDAGIDYAQGYGISRPVTPEEILAASSGADFIQDEAIRAFFESIQDSESASMPLFRDSRRD; the protein is encoded by the coding sequence GTGCAAAAAATTGTTGCAACTCTGCTGGAGCGGCTGACGACCTATGTGTTTCCGGCCATCGCGCTGACTCTCACGCTTGGTTTGTTTGTTTGGGGGAAAGATGGAAGCTCTGTAGAGGAAGGGCGGCTTCTCAATATCAAGGTCTGGGAGCAGACGGACGCAGTCCCGATAGAAAGTCCTGTTCTCCAGATGGACCGCTTGGTATTCCGAGGGGAGTCAACCTCCATAGACACACGACGTTCCACCGCGCCTTTTTGGTTCGAATTCGTGATTCCGGAAGGTAGTCGCGATCAAGGGACCCTGATTGACTTTCCTTCACGACACTCCATGGGAGTGACATGTTGGGATACTGCGACCGGACAGCAGCTTGGCAGCAGCGATCACCGGGAGGCGCAGGGCTCCATTGCGGGAAGCCGCGCTGGGTTTTCACTCGAAATAGCGCCAGTATTACTTCGCGCGGTTGTGCTATGCCGATCGAGCTTTAGAGGTCCTGCAAAAATTTCTGCTCGATCGTGGAGTGCCGATGCTCTGAGCCGCGCTCAACTCTCGCATCGCAACACGGGGGTAATGATCGAGGCGGCGATCGGTGTGTTGGCCGTTTTCATGCTCCTCACCGCATTCGTTAATTCCAGCGCCCTCTATCTTGCATTTGTAGGCGGATTGGTCCTCAACATGAGGATGGCATCGCTTTCCGTGGGTACCGATTTCTACTTCCTGGGTATGCAGGTTCCGATTGAGTACTTGATCCCCATGCGGCAATGGACGCTTTGCCTGTACTTCGCCAACACGGTGGGTTTGTTCTACGTGTTGTTCAAGCAAGAGCTCAAAGCGGTCAAAGTAAAGTGGCCTCTGACATTGCTCTATCTTCAGTCGCTAGCCTTTTTGATTTTGGCGCCGGTAGTGCCTTACGAGAGTTTGCTGCCGCCTCTCTGGGCGGCGACCTTTGCCGGGATCGTGGTGATCTCAGCCTATGTTTTCCTGATATTGCGCAAGACGCATTCAAGAGTGGCTGCCTGGTATGGCGCATCCATTTTCTTGACCTTGATCGCAACTCTGAACGAGGTCTTTATTGCTGCAACTGGGCAGCGCATTTTTGAGTACGGCCTTAACAGTGTGACCGCAGCGATAGGGTCTGCGCTCCTTGCGTCTGCCGCTGTAGCCGAGCATATGCGGACCCATCGGCTACAAAATTTGCGCGCTCAACGTTTACTTGAGGCGGCGTACCAAGACTCTCCGATTGGGTTGTTTTCGGTAACCCATGGGACGCATATTTCGAAAACCAATCCTGCGTTTGAGTCGATGGTTGCTGCTCTGGGTGCGGTGCGCAAAGCAGATCTTTCAGACTTGTTTGATCGCGAAGTGCAGACGCGTATCGCATCTTTGCGATGCGCGAGTGAAGGCGGGGTGCTGGAGTTGCAAACCTGCATTAAGTCCAAGGACCTCGCCGACAGCAAGTGGTTCTCATTGAGAGCATCCACGGCAGACGGAGCAATTGTCGAATGCTCTTTGCAAGATATAACGACCCAAGTCTCAGCTACCGAGCGCCTGGAGTATCTGGCTGGACACGACCCCTTGACCGGTTGTTTGAATCTACGGGGACTGATTCAAGAGACGGAACGCATTACTCAGCGCCCATGTGGTTTGGCTTACTTTGACTTGGATCGATTTAAGCTGATCAACGATTTGTACGGGCACAGCGCCGGAGATCAAGTGCTCACCCAAGTGACTGAGCGCATGCGTGGCGTTCTACATCACACCGATGTGCTGGCTCGTATCGGCGGGGATGAGTTTGTGATCGTTTTTTTTGAAGGCACGATCAATACATGCGAGTCGAAATGCAACACGATCGCAACGTTGATAGCAGCGTCTCCCTTTCAGATCGAAACGCAGAGCTTTGAACTGGATATTTCTGCGGGACTGGTAGGTACAGACCAGTTCAAGTCGACTGATTTGAAAGGATTGGTTTCTGCGGCTGACATGTTGTGTCGTATGGCGAAGAAGCGCCCCCGTCAGCACATGGTGGTGATGAAGTCGGATGACCGGTTCTTGCAACAGCACCAGGATGAATTGGATTTGATCAATTGCCTGGAGCGTGGAGAAACCCCCGAGGGTCTATTCCTCGTGATGCAGCCGGAAATTTCTTTCAGTCGGCCTTTTGATTCCTTGAATTTCGAGGTGCTTGTTCGACTGCGTAAATCCAACGGCGATGTAGTCCCCGCCGGCACGATCATCGAAGCGGCGGAAGCGCATGGCAAAACCGCCATCATTGACCGATGGGTCGTGGGAACGACCGTGCGCTGGATCGAGGCGCATGCGCATCAATTGTTGACCACGCGTTTTGTCGGTGTGAATCTGTCGGGTGGCTCATTGAACGACGAAGCTTTTACGCAAGAGCTTTTTGCCTTGTTTGAGCAACATCCTGTGGCGCTTGAAAAGCTCTGTATCGAGATCACTGAAACAGTGGCGATTACCGACATGAGGAAGATGCAACATTTCATCGATCGCGTCCGGGCTATGGGTGGCAAAGTAGCCCTCGATGATTTTGGCGCCGGGTATTCGTCCTTCGGCTATTTGAAGGAGTTGTCCGTAGACTCTTTAAAGCTCGATGGCTCCTTGGTGCGTGATGCAGTGCGCATCCATGCCGGTCAGGCCATCATTGTGGCGATAGGTGGATTGGTCCGGAATTTAGGTATGAAATCAGTCGGGGAGTTCGCGGAGGACCTCCCCACCATCAAAGTTCTTTTTGATGCTGGAATCGACTATGCGCAAGGTTACGGGATCAGCAGGCCCGTAACACCAGAGGAAATCCTCGCAGCTTCCAGTGGCGCAGATTTCATTCAAGACGAAGCAATCCGGGCTTTCTTTGAGTCGATTCAAGACAGCGAATCAGCTTCGATGCCTTTGTTTCGCGATTCGCGCCGTGATTGA
- the istB gene encoding IS21-like element helper ATPase IstB has translation MSLQMERLRELCDQLRLLNLPDQLAHLGQMAAKKELGYLEFLEQALRGEALARVERTRAMLTRIAGFPAIKTLDEFDFQFASGVPKTLVQELGSLAFVERSENVVLLGASGVGKTHLAIALGYRATQAGIKTRFITAADLLMTLSTALRQNTLEEAIKRIVRPYRLLIIDEVGYLPMNREQANLLFQVIAKRYEVGSLILTSNLPFGQWDQTFADDATLTAALLDRLLHHAHVVPISGDSYRLKDKRRAGVIAASSNALLKRKRSHLDTQEEQAA, from the coding sequence ATGAGCCTGCAAATGGAAAGACTGCGTGAACTGTGTGATCAGCTGCGCCTGCTCAACTTACCCGATCAGCTTGCCCACTTGGGGCAAATGGCGGCCAAGAAAGAGCTGGGGTACCTGGAGTTCCTGGAGCAAGCCTTGCGTGGCGAGGCTCTGGCCAGGGTGGAGAGAACGCGCGCCATGCTCACGCGCATAGCGGGCTTCCCCGCCATCAAGACGCTCGATGAGTTTGACTTCCAGTTTGCCAGCGGTGTGCCCAAAACTCTGGTGCAGGAGCTTGGCAGTCTGGCCTTCGTGGAGCGCAGCGAGAACGTGGTCTTGCTGGGCGCCAGTGGGGTGGGCAAAACCCACTTGGCCATCGCCTTGGGCTACAGGGCAACCCAGGCTGGAATCAAGACGCGTTTCATCACGGCGGCAGATCTGCTGATGACACTGAGCACGGCACTACGGCAGAACACCCTGGAAGAGGCTATCAAACGCATCGTGCGTCCCTACCGGCTGTTGATCATTGACGAAGTCGGGTACCTACCCATGAATCGGGAACAGGCGAATCTTCTGTTCCAAGTCATTGCCAAACGCTATGAAGTGGGAAGTCTCATCCTGACCTCCAATCTGCCGTTTGGGCAATGGGACCAGACATTTGCAGACGATGCAACGCTGACAGCGGCGCTACTTGACCGACTGCTCCACCACGCCCATGTGGTCCCGATCTCAGGAGACTCCTATCGCCTGAAAGATAAGCGGCGTGCCGGTGTGATTGCCGCCAGCAGCAATGCCCTACTCAAACGAAAACGCAGTCACCTTGATACACAGGAGGAGCAAGCAGCCTAG
- the tsaE gene encoding tRNA (adenosine(37)-N6)-threonylcarbamoyltransferase complex ATPase subunit type 1 TsaE yields MSAVDRHHPIVESAAPSIVLEWADESDTVAFAQQWARAPSLANAFIALHGDLGAGKTTLVRHLLQALGVTGRIKSPTYAVVEPYELPELNIWHFDFYRFNDPREWEEAGFRDIFASPGLKLAEWPDKAASMLPVADVTLHLHTLDDSRREVRLTAGTPAGLLLIQAAQGAGA; encoded by the coding sequence TTGAGTGCTGTTGATCGTCACCACCCGATTGTAGAAAGCGCGGCCCCGAGCATCGTCTTGGAATGGGCTGATGAATCCGACACCGTCGCCTTTGCGCAGCAGTGGGCCCGCGCGCCATCCCTCGCCAACGCATTTATTGCACTGCACGGTGATTTGGGTGCCGGTAAAACCACCCTGGTGCGCCACCTGCTGCAAGCGCTGGGGGTGACTGGCCGCATCAAAAGCCCCACCTACGCGGTGGTAGAGCCCTATGAACTGCCTGAGCTGAACATCTGGCACTTTGACTTTTACCGATTCAATGACCCGCGGGAGTGGGAGGAAGCCGGGTTCCGCGATATTTTTGCAAGCCCCGGCCTCAAGCTGGCCGAGTGGCCGGATAAGGCGGCCAGCATGCTGCCGGTGGCAGATGTCACCCTGCATTTGCACACCCTGGATGACAGCCGCCGCGAGGTGCGCCTGACTGCAGGCACCCCCGCGGGCCTGCTACTCATCCAAGCGGCCCAAGGAGCCGGAGCTTGA